DNA from Synechococcus sp. CBW1108:
CTCGGTACCCCAGGAGTGGCTGGACATGATCAATAAGTACGGCGGCGCCATCCCCGAGACCTACGGCGTGCCCGTGGAGGAAATCCAGGAGGGCATCCGCAACGGCGTGCGCAAGGTGAACATCGACACCGACAACCGGCTGGCCTTCACCGCAGCTGTTCGGGAAGCGGCCTTCAAGGATCCCACCAACTTTGATCCCCGCCACTTCAACAAGCCTGCCCGCCAGTACATGAAGCAGGTGTGCCTGGATCGCTACCAGCAGTTCTGGTGTGCCGGCAACGCCAGCAAGATCAAGCAGCGCGACATCAACTACTACGCCGGCCTCTACGCCAAGGGCGAACTGGACCCCAAAACTGCCGTGGCTGCTTGAGTCGACAAGCCAGGATCAATCATGGGGGGCTGGAGCCCCCCTTTTTATGATGGCGGTGGTACTGCACGACAGGTTCCTTTAAGGGTGATCCCTGCGTCACTCGAGCTCCAGAGTTCCCAGGGTTTTCTGACGACGCTGCTGATCCTTGGCCTGGAAAGCGGCCATGCAATCGCCCGACGGAACCAGCAGGCAACTGACGTAGCCAGAAGCTTCTATCAGGGCTGCCCGCAACGCCTTGGCAGCTGGAGTGCGGCTTGCCGTTGTTGAATTGTTGGAGAAATTGAACGTGCCAGCAGCGGCAGTGGCGGCATAGCCGCCTGAGCTCATTGGCACCGTAGCGCCCAGAATCACAGCCGCAGGCAGCAAGCTGCCCCCGCTGGACTTCTGCTCGATGGTGTTCGTAGCGCGACCCTCAACCGTGCGAGAACCGACAATCTCACCGGTGGTGCTATCGACGACACGAATATCAATGGCGACGTAGTCCTTCGTAACGGTGTTCTGCTTGGCTCCACCGAACCCAAGAAAACCCATGCCACTGCCTTTGCTTTCCAGATCGGTTGCGGTGTCGTAGGACGTCACCGTGCCGAGCACGATGTACCTGGCCCCGGTCATCTGGCCCTTCTTTGCTGCCGTTGGGCTGGCCTTACGGACGATGCCAAGTTCGGCGAGTTCCTGCTCGGAGAGAACCTGGCCAAGCTGGCGCCGCTCTACCACCTTGATCTCACCGGTGGCCGCCAGCTCATTGGCCAGGGCGCTGGAGAGATCCTGGGCCACGGGTCCCTGCCACCACCAGGTACCGGTCACGTTGTTTTTGAAGTCAGGAACGGACACCGTTGGCACGCCAACCCGCTGCTGGCCGAAAGCTGGACCGATCGGACTGAAGCTGGTGGAGGCCGCCAAAACAACCGCGGTGAGCGTCCGACCGGCAAGGCGCTGAATTCTTTTTGCCATTGGGGGATGCCATAAAGGTTGCAGAGCATCATTCTGAACGAGTCCCTCTGCCCAGAGACGCCATGCTCCGGAGCTTCACGGCGGAGCGAGGGCTGGAAGGAGTTCAGCTGGACTGGTTGGCGCTGAATTGTTGACCGCAGCCAGGGAGCGGCGGTCATCCAGGAGGGCCTCTATAGCCTTCTCAAGGCTGGTCTCCATCGCCACCCGGCTGCCATCACTCACCACCACCCGGGTGAGGGTGGGCAGGCCGCCATTGCGGGCCTTGAGGTAGACGGGCTCTACATAGAGGAGGGCTTTGCCCAAGGGCACCACCAGCAGGTTGCCCTGGATCACCTCCGAGCCGGCCCGGTCCCAGAGGCCGAACTGTTGACTGATGCTCGGGTTCTGGTTGATCAGGGCCTGGATCTGCTCGGGGCCGAAGATCGGCGTTTGGGTGGGGAAGCGCAGCAAAACCAGTTCGCCGTAGTTGGGGTCGTCACTGCGGGCCGCCACCCAGGCGGCGAGATTTGGGCGCGCCAGGGGGGTGAGCGGTTGCAACAGCAGAAATTCCGGCGGATGGTCTGGGGTCAGCTGGGCGCTGACGTGATACGGCTTCACCGGAATCTGATTACGGCCATAGAGCTCATTCGGCACCTGCCACACGTCATCCCCGCTGTAGAAAACCCGAGGATCGGTGACGTGATATCTGAGCAGCTGGGCCGTCTGCAACTCAAACTGCCATTGGGGGTAGCGGATATGGGCCCGCAGGGCAGCAGGCATGGCCGACATCGGCGCGAACAGATCGGGAAAAAGACGCTGCCAGCCAGCCATGATCGGATCGCTGCTGGAGGCGACATACATCACCACGGTGCCGTTGTAGGCATCGACAACCGCCTTAACCGAATTGCGCAGATAGCGGATCTCAGGCTCACCCGGCACCGCCGCGCTGTAGGGATAGCTGCGGCTGCTGGTAAACCCCTCCACCAGCCAGTACTGGTGCTGGGTGCGAGGGAAGGGGCCGTTCTGGCCCAGCTGGACCGATACCAGCACCGGATCTCCCTCAAATCGCACGAAGGGCGCCAGGGTGCGCAACCTCTCCCTCACCTCCCTCCGCAGCAGCAACCGGGTAGCAGGGGTGATTGCACCCTGCACCAGCAACTTCGGCTCACCCAGGTAGAGGGCAGCGGCCAGGCGTCCCCAGGCTGAGCCGATCGGCACACCGGCCTTACCTGAGTAATGGGTGTAGAGATTTTCGTCTCCCTGGGGATAGTCAAATTCCTGCACCTTGGTGGGAGCTAGGGCATAGGGCGACTTGAGAGCTC
Protein-coding regions in this window:
- a CDS encoding CsgG/HfaB family protein translates to MAKRIQRLAGRTLTAVVLAASTSFSPIGPAFGQQRVGVPTVSVPDFKNNVTGTWWWQGPVAQDLSSALANELAATGEIKVVERRQLGQVLSEQELAELGIVRKASPTAAKKGQMTGARYIVLGTVTSYDTATDLESKGSGMGFLGFGGAKQNTVTKDYVAIDIRVVDSTTGEIVGSRTVEGRATNTIEQKSSGGSLLPAAVILGATVPMSSGGYAATAAAGTFNFSNNSTTASRTPAAKALRAALIEASGYVSCLLVPSGDCMAAFQAKDQQRRQKTLGTLELE